A genomic stretch from Prionailurus bengalensis isolate Pbe53 chromosome E2, Fcat_Pben_1.1_paternal_pri, whole genome shotgun sequence includes:
- the IL34 gene encoding interleukin-34 isoform X3, producing MPRGFAWLHYLGIFLAMALGNEGLEMWPLTQSEECAVTGFLRDKLQYRNRLQYMQRAQVSQQELRYLWVWVSLSATESVQEVLLEGHPSWKFLEEVHTLLLDVQQGLMDVEVSPKVEAVVSLLSTPRLSLKLVRPKALLDNCFRVMELLYCSCCKQSSVLNWQDCEVPSPQPHSPEPSSQCVAAPLYPLPQQPPISLPRSPGPKTGPPAQ from the exons ATCTCGGGATCTTCCTTGCCATGGCCTTGGGGAACGAGGGTTTGGAGATGTGGCCTTTGACCCAGAGTGAGGAGTGTGCAGTAACTGGCTTTCTTCGGGACAAGCTTCAGTACAGGAACCGCCTTCAGTACATG CAGAGGGCCCAGGTCAGCCAGCAGGAGCTGCGGTATCTGTGGGTCTGGGTGAGCCTCAGTGCTACTGAGTCGGTGCAGGAAGTGCTGCTTGAGGGCCACCCATCCTGGAAGTTCCTGGAGGAGGTACATACACTGCTGCTGGATGTTCAGCAAGGCCTCATG GATGTGGAGGTCAGCCCCAAGGTGGAAGCAGTGGTGTCGCTCCTGAGCACCCCCAGGTTGAGCCTGAAGCTGGTACGACCCAAAGCCCTGCTGGACAACTGCTTCCGGGTCATGGAACTGCTCTACTGCTCTTGCT GTAAACAAAGTTCCGTCCTAAATTGGCAGGACTGTGAGGTGCCGAGCCCTCAGCCCCACAGCCCGGAGCCCTCATCGCAGTGTGTAGCTGCCCCGCTGTACCCTCTGCCCCAGCAGCCCCCCATCTCCCTGCCCCGCTCCCCAGGACCCAAGACTGGACCCCCGGCTCAGTGA
- the IL34 gene encoding interleukin-34 isoform X2: protein MPRGFAWLHYLGIFLAMALGNEGLEMWPLTQSEECAVTGFLRDKLQYRNRLQYMKHYFPINYRVSVPYEGVLRMANITRLRAQVSQQELRYLWVWVSLSATESVQEVLLEGHPSWKFLEEVHTLLLDVQQGLMDVEVSPKVEAVVSLLSTPRLSLKLVRPKALLDNCFRVMELLYCSCCKQSSVLNWQDCEVPSPQPHSPEPSSQCVAAPLYPLPQQPPISLPRSPGPKTGPPAQ from the exons ATCTCGGGATCTTCCTTGCCATGGCCTTGGGGAACGAGGGTTTGGAGATGTGGCCTTTGACCCAGAGTGAGGAGTGTGCAGTAACTGGCTTTCTTCGGGACAAGCTTCAGTACAGGAACCGCCTTCAGTACATG AAACACTACTTCCCCATCAACTACAGGGTGAGCGTGCCTTATGAGGGGGTGCTCAGAATGGCCAACATCACCAGACTG AGGGCCCAGGTCAGCCAGCAGGAGCTGCGGTATCTGTGGGTCTGGGTGAGCCTCAGTGCTACTGAGTCGGTGCAGGAAGTGCTGCTTGAGGGCCACCCATCCTGGAAGTTCCTGGAGGAGGTACATACACTGCTGCTGGATGTTCAGCAAGGCCTCATG GATGTGGAGGTCAGCCCCAAGGTGGAAGCAGTGGTGTCGCTCCTGAGCACCCCCAGGTTGAGCCTGAAGCTGGTACGACCCAAAGCCCTGCTGGACAACTGCTTCCGGGTCATGGAACTGCTCTACTGCTCTTGCT GTAAACAAAGTTCCGTCCTAAATTGGCAGGACTGTGAGGTGCCGAGCCCTCAGCCCCACAGCCCGGAGCCCTCATCGCAGTGTGTAGCTGCCCCGCTGTACCCTCTGCCCCAGCAGCCCCCCATCTCCCTGCCCCGCTCCCCAGGACCCAAGACTGGACCCCCGGCTCAGTGA
- the IL34 gene encoding interleukin-34 isoform X1: MPRGFAWLHYLGIFLAMALGNEGLEMWPLTQSEECAVTGFLRDKLQYRNRLQYMKHYFPINYRVSVPYEGVLRMANITRLQRAQVSQQELRYLWVWVSLSATESVQEVLLEGHPSWKFLEEVHTLLLDVQQGLMDVEVSPKVEAVVSLLSTPRLSLKLVRPKALLDNCFRVMELLYCSCCKQSSVLNWQDCEVPSPQPHSPEPSSQCVAAPLYPLPQQPPISLPRSPGPKTGPPAQ; this comes from the exons ATCTCGGGATCTTCCTTGCCATGGCCTTGGGGAACGAGGGTTTGGAGATGTGGCCTTTGACCCAGAGTGAGGAGTGTGCAGTAACTGGCTTTCTTCGGGACAAGCTTCAGTACAGGAACCGCCTTCAGTACATG AAACACTACTTCCCCATCAACTACAGGGTGAGCGTGCCTTATGAGGGGGTGCTCAGAATGGCCAACATCACCAGACTG CAGAGGGCCCAGGTCAGCCAGCAGGAGCTGCGGTATCTGTGGGTCTGGGTGAGCCTCAGTGCTACTGAGTCGGTGCAGGAAGTGCTGCTTGAGGGCCACCCATCCTGGAAGTTCCTGGAGGAGGTACATACACTGCTGCTGGATGTTCAGCAAGGCCTCATG GATGTGGAGGTCAGCCCCAAGGTGGAAGCAGTGGTGTCGCTCCTGAGCACCCCCAGGTTGAGCCTGAAGCTGGTACGACCCAAAGCCCTGCTGGACAACTGCTTCCGGGTCATGGAACTGCTCTACTGCTCTTGCT GTAAACAAAGTTCCGTCCTAAATTGGCAGGACTGTGAGGTGCCGAGCCCTCAGCCCCACAGCCCGGAGCCCTCATCGCAGTGTGTAGCTGCCCCGCTGTACCCTCTGCCCCAGCAGCCCCCCATCTCCCTGCCCCGCTCCCCAGGACCCAAGACTGGACCCCCGGCTCAGTGA